The Huiozyma naganishii CBS 8797 chromosome 1, complete genome genome window below encodes:
- the KTR4 gene encoding putative mannosyltransferase (similar to Saccharomyces cerevisiae KTR4 (YBR199W); ancestral locus Anc_8.541): MRILFAGFRRMRLKTIVFSVTLLAALITTFCIVTQYSGGQSDALETARTHYNGAISYVGEKLASYGDSAGSDANKEGDTAVKDETTPEGSGKENVQLEESNMGQHSNSTTGDAKVDEALIHYQESQLTSSEDEIKKLEDSEIEQTSMPFEDDNLINKLERPLYAISGAEAANASNALLLENTEIYKKLLDEPITEPKVGGLIRENDPVAGKGNATIMALVQNKDVDAIVGTIQQLEEKFNAKFAYPYTLMNEEYFTDEFKNRITSMLPVDRVVHFAKIDSEDWDVPEDIDMKKYKENMNQLDRDSVQYAKKISYHNMCRFYSSKFYHQDVLNNYKYVWRIEPNVNFYCDIDYDIFQFMEENQKIYGFTLSLYDSPQSVRSLWNVTLGFVKENPHYLNRNGAFEWIKENLQKPENFNMTDGYSTCHFWTNFEIVDLDFLRSEPYEKYMDHLEKQGGFYYERWGDAPVRSLALALFADKSQIHWFRDVAYHHFPYTNCPSSPMGSRRCDGKCTPGVFSAYDNLIVENCLPTWIKYSMSEEQLDMY; encoded by the coding sequence ATGAGAATTCTTTTCGCCGGGTTCAGACGAATGCGTCTGAAGACCATTGTATTCAGTGTCACTTTGCTAGCGGCACTGATCACGACATTTTGTATTGTCACGCAGTACTCCGGCGGGCAGTCTGATGCATTGGAGACCGCAAGGACTCATTATAACGGAGCCATCTCGTACGTTGGGGAGAAACTCGCTTCGTATGGGGACTCCGCAGGGTCTGACGCGAACAAAGAGGGTGATACCGCTGTTAAGGATGAGACGACGCCCGAAGGTAGCGGGAAGGAAAATGTGCAACTCGAGGAGAGCAATATGGGGCAGCACTCAAACAGCACTACTGGGGACGCTAAGGTTGACGAGGCACTAATTCATTACCAGGAATCACAACTTACGAGCAGCGAGgatgaaataaaaaagCTAGAAGATTCAGAGATCGAACAAACGTCGATGCCATTTGAAGACGACAATTTGATAAACAAATTGGAGAGACCTCTCTACGCCATTAGTGGGGCAGAGGCGGCCAACGCGTCCAACGCTTTACTCTTGGAAAACACGGAGATTTACAAGAAGCTACTCGATGAACCTATAACTGAACCGAAGGTCGGTGGGCTGATTCGGGAAAATGACCCCGTGGCAGGTAAGGGGAACGCCACCATCATGGCCCTGGTGCAGAACAAAGACGTGGATGCTATTGTGGGGACTATTCAAcaattggaggagaagtTTAATGCCAAGTTTGCATACCCATACACGTTGATGAATGAAGAATATTTCACAGATGAGTTTAAAAATAGGATTACCTCAATGTTACCCGTGGATCGTGTTGTTCATTTTGCTAAGATTGACAGCGAGGACTGGGATGTACCAGAGGACATTGACATGAAGAAATACaaagaaaatatgaacCAGTTGGATAGGGACTCCGTTCAGtacgcaaaaaaaatatcctACCACAACATGTGTAGGTTTTACTCGTCAAAGTTCTACCACCAGGATGTGTTGAACAACTACAAGTACGTGTGGAGAATCGAGCCTAATGTCAACTTCTACTGTGATATCGATTACGATATCTTCCAGTTCATGGAGGAAAACCAGAAAATATACGGATTCACACTAAGTCTCTACGACAGTCCACAATCTGTGCGATCATTGTGGAACGTTACCTTGGGTTTTGTCAAGGAAAATCCACATTACTTGAACCGTAACGGTGCATTCGAATGGATCAAGGAGAACTTGCAAAAGCCGGAAAATTTTAACATGACGGACGGGTACTCCACGTGTCACTTCTGGACCAACTTCGAGATAGTCGACTTGGATTTCCTAAGGTCTGAACCTTACGAAAAGTATATGGACCATCTAGAAAAGCAAGGTGGGTTTTACTACGAGAGGTGGGGGGATGCGCCAGTGAGGTCATTGGCACTCGCCTTATTCGCGGATAAGTCACAGATCCACTGGTTCAGAGACGTGGCATACCACCACTTCCCGTACACAAACTGTCCCTCGTCACCCATGGGCTCCCGCCGTTGTGACGGGAAGTGCACGCCAGGTGTTTTTTCAGCATACGATAATCTGATTGTTGAAAATTGTCTGCCCACGTGGATAAAATACAGCATGTCGGAGGAACAACTGGATATGTACTGA